Proteins encoded within one genomic window of Spirochaeta isovalerica:
- the lepA gene encoding translation elongation factor 4 — MNSDQSKIRNFCIIAHIDHGKSTLADRFLQKTEVVNDRNFQNQMLDSMDIERERGITIKSQAVTIPFHSKDGNEYELNLVDTPGHVDFSYEVSRAISSCEGALLLIDATQGVEAQTLSNMFMAMEHDLEIIPVINKMDLPSADLERVKHQIEHDLGLDSEMAFPISAKTGLGIDELMEGLVEWIPAPSGERSNPPKALIFDSHYDPYRGVVIHVRMFDGELKEGDEIKFMSNNAEYKVEDVGVFKIGLDKTGKIQAGDVGYFIAGIKNISDVRVGDTVTSKKNPCSEPCEGFREVKPVVFSSIYPIDTNQYQELHTAIDKLKLNDASLIYEKDSSAALGFGFRCGFLGLLHLEVVQARLEREFGLNIVLTSPSVRYRLTNMKGETYYLDNPAEYPDPGSIEKAEEPYIKAAIITPTDYLGNIMTLCMNKRGIQQEMNYLDEKRVEIFYEMPLAEVLFDFYDKLKSISRGYASFDYELHGFKETSLAKLDILLNGEVVDALSQLVFKDNAHERGKSVCKKLKGEIPRQQFKIPIQAAIGNTIVARETISALRKDVTAKCYGGDITRKKKLLEKQKEGKKRMKMVGNVELPQEAFLAVLRTDED, encoded by the coding sequence TCGTTAATGATCGGAATTTTCAGAATCAGATGCTCGATTCCATGGATATTGAAAGAGAAAGGGGAATCACAATTAAATCTCAAGCCGTCACAATCCCTTTTCACAGTAAAGACGGAAATGAATATGAATTGAATCTGGTCGACACCCCGGGACATGTCGACTTTTCTTATGAGGTTTCCCGGGCAATTTCCTCCTGCGAAGGAGCCTTACTTCTCATTGATGCTACTCAGGGCGTGGAAGCTCAGACCCTGTCCAACATGTTTATGGCTATGGAACACGATCTGGAGATCATACCAGTCATTAACAAGATGGATTTGCCAAGTGCTGATCTCGAAAGAGTCAAGCATCAGATTGAACATGATCTCGGACTTGATTCTGAAATGGCTTTTCCCATCTCGGCAAAAACGGGATTGGGCATCGATGAACTGATGGAAGGACTTGTCGAGTGGATTCCCGCACCATCAGGCGAGAGATCAAATCCCCCTAAAGCTCTAATTTTCGATTCTCATTATGATCCCTACAGGGGAGTTGTCATTCATGTGAGAATGTTTGATGGAGAGCTGAAGGAAGGAGATGAAATTAAATTCATGTCCAATAATGCCGAGTACAAAGTGGAAGACGTCGGGGTATTTAAAATCGGACTTGATAAAACCGGGAAAATACAGGCTGGCGATGTCGGCTATTTCATTGCGGGAATAAAAAATATTTCCGATGTCAGAGTCGGTGATACTGTAACATCGAAAAAGAATCCCTGCTCAGAGCCCTGTGAGGGCTTCAGAGAAGTCAAACCGGTTGTTTTCTCATCCATATACCCGATTGATACAAATCAGTATCAGGAGCTTCATACAGCCATCGATAAACTGAAGCTCAATGATGCCTCATTGATTTATGAGAAAGACTCATCCGCCGCTCTGGGATTCGGTTTCCGCTGCGGCTTTCTGGGACTTCTTCACCTCGAGGTTGTCCAGGCAAGGCTGGAAAGGGAATTCGGTTTGAACATTGTTCTGACTTCTCCTTCCGTTCGGTACAGGCTGACCAATATGAAAGGGGAAACATACTATCTCGATAATCCGGCCGAATATCCCGATCCCGGTTCAATCGAAAAAGCGGAAGAGCCCTATATCAAAGCGGCAATTATCACACCGACTGATTATCTTGGAAATATTATGACTCTCTGTATGAATAAGAGAGGCATACAGCAGGAAATGAATTACCTTGATGAGAAGCGCGTCGAGATTTTCTATGAAATGCCGCTCGCCGAGGTCCTCTTCGATTTCTATGATAAACTGAAATCCATCAGCAGGGGTTATGCTTCATTTGACTATGAATTACACGGATTCAAGGAAACCTCACTCGCTAAGCTGGACATTCTCCTCAACGGGGAGGTAGTCGATGCTCTCAGTCAGCTTGTCTTTAAAGACAATGCCCATGAAAGAGGCAAAAGTGTCTGCAAGAAGCTCAAAGGTGAGATTCCCCGTCAACAGTTTAAAATTCCTATCCAGGCGGCTATCGGCAATACAATAGTAGCCAGGGAAACTATCAGCGCCCTCAGAAAAGATGTAACGGCAAAATGCTATGGCGGTGATATTACCAGGAAGAAAAAGCTTCTGGAAAAACAGAAGGAAGGAAAGAAGCGAATGAAGATGGTCGGTAATGTGGAACTGCCTCAGGAAGCTTTCCTGGCGGTACTGCGCACCGATGAAGACTGA